From the genome of Psychrilyobacter atlanticus DSM 19335, one region includes:
- a CDS encoding DMT family transporter — MGKNGYTLAFLAGVGWGTIGIISYFLGKTGIGPFEVAFLRLFFAFLIMFLFYFMTDKGKVRIEKKELKHAILIGIISQGTMSLAMYKCISMTSTTVGIMMVCLGPLFTALLSRIFFSEKITLFKGLALFLALYGASLVVTGGDFSKLQTNGAGLLVGLLSALAFGSFPILRKKIPENFNFTGILMYSFLIGSIFTFPMLDIKILLKTFSLNTIIFSILLGLIPTVFSYTIYSMSLKFITPTKASIISLVELPAAAIIGHFFLKEYLLAVNIIGIVILLGGIVISKIEIPRGKNIFKTKY; from the coding sequence ATGGGAAAAAATGGATATACTCTAGCATTTTTAGCAGGTGTTGGATGGGGAACAATCGGGATTATCTCCTACTTTCTGGGAAAAACAGGTATTGGTCCCTTTGAAGTAGCTTTCTTGAGATTATTTTTTGCATTTTTAATCATGTTTCTTTTTTATTTCATGACGGATAAAGGAAAAGTGAGAATAGAAAAAAAAGAATTAAAACATGCCATTTTAATTGGAATTATAAGTCAGGGAACCATGAGTTTAGCCATGTATAAATGTATTTCTATGACATCTACAACAGTTGGAATAATGATGGTATGTTTGGGACCGCTTTTTACAGCACTTCTATCCAGAATCTTTTTCTCTGAAAAAATAACTTTATTCAAAGGTTTAGCTTTATTTTTAGCTCTTTATGGGGCATCTCTTGTTGTAACAGGAGGAGATTTTTCTAAGCTGCAAACCAATGGAGCAGGTCTTCTTGTGGGACTGTTATCGGCATTAGCCTTTGGATCTTTTCCTATATTAAGAAAAAAAATCCCCGAAAATTTTAATTTTACAGGGATTCTTATGTATAGTTTTCTAATAGGGTCTATTTTTACATTTCCTATGCTGGATATAAAAATACTTTTAAAAACATTCAGTCTCAATACTATTATTTTTTCAATCTTATTAGGGCTGATTCCCACAGTTTTTTCTTATACTATTTATTCTATGTCACTTAAATTTATCACACCTACAAAAGCAAGTATAATCAGTCTGGTAGAACTTCCAGCAGCTGCCATTATCGGTCATTTTTTCTTAAAAGAATATCTTTTGGCTGTAAATATAATTGGTATTGTTATATTATTAGGAGGGATAGTCATATCCAAAATAGAAATCCCCAGGGGGAAAAATATCTTTAAAACAAAATATTAG
- a CDS encoding TetR/AcrR family transcriptional regulator codes for MKQLTNRQKQAINTRLKIIDAGIDLFKYSDFGDVKIKDICEKANISVGTFYHHFQSKEDVIKVSYEKIDSLLKDKYKDIKFEDTFKTIYSLIEESSQITISYGYKLTTHVYSTQLTIDSKYILDENRYLYKCLNETLENGLNKKEIISSLTSKEITDMIMRLTRGVTFDWCLHEGNYNLIERTLKDLELMLTNFKFL; via the coding sequence ATGAAACAACTAACTAACCGTCAAAAACAAGCTATTAATACGAGATTAAAAATTATAGATGCAGGAATTGATCTTTTTAAATATTCTGACTTCGGGGATGTAAAAATAAAAGACATATGTGAAAAAGCGAATATATCTGTTGGTACTTTTTATCATCATTTTCAATCTAAAGAAGACGTTATAAAAGTTAGTTATGAAAAAATAGATTCATTGTTGAAAGACAAATATAAAGATATAAAGTTTGAAGATACTTTTAAGACTATTTATTCTTTAATTGAAGAATCATCGCAAATAACAATATCTTATGGCTACAAGCTTACAACGCATGTTTATTCGACCCAATTAACAATTGATAGTAAATATATTTTAGATGAGAACCGCTATCTCTATAAATGTTTAAATGAAACCTTGGAAAACGGTCTGAATAAAAAAGAAATTATATCTAGTCTAACCTCTAAAGAAATCACTGATATGATAATGAGATTAACAAGAGGTGTCACTTTTGATTGGTGTTTACATGAAGGGAATTATAATTTAATCGAACGTACTCTTAAAGATTTAGAGCTTATGCTCACTAATTTTAAGTTTTTATAA
- a CDS encoding NUDIX hydrolase: MEKEKFTIPAVRGIIEDNIDGEDVILIQKRFKDSKDGNGLLEIPAGKIREFEDIFTCLRREIREETGLEVIKIVGEDEAVKVVENGYCVLNYESFSTSQNIGGEYPVMVQIFLCKAKGELLRSSNESQEIQWISLKVLKEKLERSQSDFYPMHISALKKYLKMKNV, encoded by the coding sequence ATGGAGAAAGAAAAATTTACTATTCCGGCAGTAAGAGGAATAATAGAGGATAATATAGATGGGGAAGATGTTATCTTGATACAAAAAAGATTTAAGGATTCCAAAGATGGAAATGGATTATTAGAGATACCGGCAGGAAAAATAAGGGAATTTGAAGATATATTTACATGTTTAAGAAGGGAGATCAGGGAAGAGACTGGTTTAGAGGTTATAAAAATTGTAGGGGAAGACGAAGCTGTTAAAGTAGTAGAAAATGGATATTGTGTTTTAAACTATGAGTCTTTTAGTACTTCTCAAAATATAGGTGGAGAATACCCTGTAATGGTGCAGATCTTTCTCTGTAAAGCTAAAGGGGAGCTTCTTAGATCTTCCAACGAATCTCAAGAAATTCAATGGATTTCATTGAAGGTATTAAAAGAAAAGTTGGAAAGATCTCAAAGTGATTTTTATCCAATGCATATCAGTGCATTAAAAAAATATCTTAAGATGAAGAATGTTTAG
- a CDS encoding ketopantoate reductase family protein: protein MGAGAMGCLFGGLLRKAGEEVWLVDPWKEHMDKVKKEGLLMSDSSGDEYIDINATVDPKEVGTVDFVILLSKSNYLSKSIREALPMIDEDTTVLALQNGLGNVEIISEVVDNNQIMFGICEVGSDLKGPGHIKCHLLDGVIKIKPLNGTVDHKVENIVNTFAKSGVNAILSMDVEEDIWGKLAINGCFNAACALTRLKAGDFIGHNEGMALVEDILREIVAVARAKKISLDYDKIMGFIKIQLPKVGAHYPSMAQDAMNKRLTEIESINGAVAKEGKKFNVPVPVNETIVKLMSIIQNSYELQF, encoded by the coding sequence ATGGGTGCTGGCGCAATGGGATGCTTGTTTGGAGGCTTACTAAGAAAAGCTGGAGAAGAAGTATGGTTGGTAGATCCTTGGAAAGAACATATGGATAAAGTAAAAAAAGAAGGTCTTTTAATGAGTGATAGCAGTGGTGATGAGTATATTGATATTAATGCAACTGTTGATCCTAAAGAAGTGGGCACTGTAGATTTTGTTATCCTTTTATCTAAAAGTAATTACTTGTCTAAGTCTATAAGAGAAGCACTTCCAATGATTGATGAAGATACTACGGTTCTTGCATTGCAAAATGGTCTTGGAAATGTAGAAATAATCAGTGAAGTTGTGGATAATAATCAAATAATGTTTGGAATTTGTGAAGTTGGAAGCGATTTAAAAGGACCTGGACACATCAAATGCCATTTGTTAGATGGTGTTATTAAAATCAAACCTTTGAATGGTACAGTAGATCATAAAGTAGAAAATATAGTAAATACATTTGCAAAATCTGGTGTAAATGCAATATTATCTATGGATGTTGAAGAGGATATTTGGGGGAAATTAGCTATAAACGGATGTTTCAACGCTGCTTGTGCATTAACTAGATTAAAAGCTGGTGATTTCATCGGTCACAATGAAGGAATGGCATTAGTAGAAGATATACTTAGAGAAATTGTTGCTGTAGCTCGTGCAAAGAAAATTTCCTTAGATTATGATAAAATCATGGGATTCATAAAAATACAACTTCCTAAAGTGGGAGCACACTATCCTTCTATGGCTCAGGATGCTATGAATAAACGATTAACTGAAATTGAATCAATCAATGGAGCGGTAGCAAAAGAAGGAAAAAAATTCAATGTACCAGTTCCAGTTAATGAAACAATAGTCAAATTAATGTCAATTATTCAAAATTCTTATGAACTACAGTTTTAG